Proteins from a genomic interval of Oncorhynchus kisutch isolate 150728-3 linkage group LG28, Okis_V2, whole genome shotgun sequence:
- the LOC109873114 gene encoding transcriptional regulator ATRX, producing MSAEMLSIPLGTSKLNVLVTKLHGFLAHAPEEDDDTLVTESPEGIMTKDCVAPHSTDRTSLETSTDALKQSRCGSRRKPSVVIKHSGLDESGASNESDDDCLIVNSNGYPDVTRLPKGTALVRPEPVEKVRDDFRGTEFHCGKSGHLRRVFPRRRGGGEHLEIVSCTACGQQVNHFQRDSFNQHPVLKVLICKSCFKYYSSDDISKDCDGMDEQCRWCAEGGNLICCDFCPNAFCKKCILRNLGRKELSGILDEESKWYCYVCSPAPLLDLVVACDNVLDNLGSLWQDHRKRGRGDGKSGHCDSHPRHSQNIPTGHWNHSGMDGHVVFNYNTLQIPEEMAKKAKNLVDSTNTVNTTFVKFIQGGMDFKRQYVKTFQSVLKGLKKSHTALEEALWEEFKEIGLPKDGGNSTFGTVAPQAQEGCVEMDIVDRNCLHYLKKIASEHLEENDSDSKGFTDDERPSSSSEMKGVLGTGIIPRRGRGRPRKNSKPGEDPSNMTKQLVVQLTPVPVEKQPPSGPPELELEAEGKKQFEEEIKEKVDDRKGDCESIEPATEGEYESAEEGNESLELEDEPENRRSPRVKTTPLRRPGEGKTKSTPSGADSEGDSDPDTSPNVEVPQGADEGGLGRGIEDSDSDEVPAVLQRAAMARSSDEAGSDDGDHRSVTKKCLFGLKKNTALSPERVVRKRKVQDRSSDSDSSSDNPDLQKEIKTMSRPRGRPRKVKREDEPTPSKNSPQHRPPGRPRKVKKENESAFSKEGNTQVTKPKSTPRSQLKTKQSPSSSSQEEGDQDSESSDDSGDQKIKPITEEVALLGSAAFHQSSGDEEQTRSGPSWEAEDDDDPENRIAKKMLLAQIKANYSSGEDFSSDEESSQDDESDREEKAQEEGKDQSTDENGETSSLTSDSESSKTRHRHCLLRHKLSLDDGNPSDQKTAEENGNEQKVKKSRRTEGETLESQSSDDSQSEQEESGMSEELSQSENEGNEQKPKSSSTSRVERESVRSYLQKKQQPSYIVLSDSSVDKSEDDEKDGDNKGTPKGRKKIRRIIIDEHLRSETQRALKEEEDRCRRLAGREQREDFREVIVIDDEVSQVACPITTKLVLDQDEGTREPLIQVHRNLVTRLKPHQVDGVQFIWDCCCESVKKANSTPGSGCLLAHCMGLGKTLQVVTFLHTMLQSRCLNFRTALVVCPLNTILNWVNEFDKWQVNMGADKVKVTELATLKRPQERYIALQKWQKDGGVMIMGYEMYRNLTLGLKVTHRQFKKTFNSTLVDPGPDFVICDEGHILKNEASNISKAMSAIKTKRRVVLTGTPLQNNLNEYHCMVNFIKENLLGSIKEFRNRFINPIQNGQCADSTPRDVRIMKNRAHVLHAMLAGCVQRRDYSALTKFLPPKHEYVMAVRVTPLQYRLYRYYLDNFTGTGSVVEGARGKTGTSLFKDFQILSRIWTHPWCLQLNFISKENKGHFDGKHQGKAESKEKENKGKLRNADEKSNDVEVIMVWNSSSKVVNVEGDQRAGPLAPVVDAVRASTSFRPDSPAADWYKSMLSDSDATILGHSGKMVLLFEILRMAEELDDKLLVFSQSLISLDMIEDFLDLANKAKDNGQSSLYKGDGSWIRNIDYYRIDGSTSATSRKKWAEAFNDATNERGRLFLISTRAGSLGINLVAANRVIIFDASWNPSYDIQSIFRVYRFGQLKAVFVYRFLAQGTMEEKIYDRQVAKQSLSFRVVDQQQIQRHFTLFELTELYMFEPDLLDDPNSEKKSKRITPLLPKDIVLAELLQICKEQIVRYHEHESLLDHKEEEELSEADRKAAWAEYEAEGAFFLNKAALSSTNIPSPSTSRMANSLSSLYKKTNEQLKNMINASRDKVSEAIKSLHSLKNLSMDDYVLRLWHDNPSLDEKQVKVLAQTWKTSNDKERERRQALYHDLLSKQQSLTMCIQTILTSRKTEVTQTATVTNQTPALTDSVKKPML from the exons CATTCCTCTTGGCACGAGCAAGCTCAATGTGTTGGTGACCAAACTGCATGGGTTCTTGGCTCATGCTCCAGAGGAAGATGACGACACACTGGTGACTGAAAGTCCTGAGG GTATAATGACCAAGGACTGTGTGGCGCCACACTCAACAGACCGAACCTCCCTTGAG ACCTCAACAGACGCCTTGAAGCAGTCCAGATGTGGTTCCAGGAG AAAACCTTCCGTTGTGATTAAACACAGTGGACTGGATGAATCTGGTGCTTCAAATGAaagtgatgatgactgcttgATCGTCAATTCAAACGGTTATCCTGATGTAACAAGATTGCCTAAAG GTACTGCACTGGTGAGGCCTGAGCCGGTGGAAAAAGTCAGAGATGACTTCCGAGGTACAGAATTCCATTGTGGAAAATCTGGTCATCTGAGGAGAGTTTTTCCGAGGAGACGTGGAG GAGGTGAACACTTGGAGATTGTTAGCTGTACAGCCTGTGGCCAGCAAGTTAACCACTTCCAGAGGGACTCCTTCAATCAGCATCCGGTACTCAAAGTACTTATTTGCAAG TCTTGTTTCAAGTATTACTCAAGTGATGACATCAGCAAGGATTGTGATGGCATGGATGAACAGTGCAG ATGGTGTGCAGAGGGGGGAAACCTGATCTGCTGCGACTTTTGCCCCAACGCCTTCTGTAAGAAATGCATTTTGCGTAATCTGGGGCGAAAGGAGCTGTCTGGCATCCTAGATGAGGAGAGTAAGTGGTACTGCTACGTATGCAGCCCAGCGCCTCTTCTAGACCTGGTCGTTGCCTGTGACAACGTTCTTGACAACCTGGGGAGTTTGTGGCAAGACCACCGCAAGAGGGGCAGAGGTGATGGCAAATCTGGACATTGTGACTCCCATCCCAGGCATTCTCAAAACATTCCCACGGGTCATTGGAACCATAGTGGCATGGATGGTCATGTGGTGTTCAACTACAACACCCTTCAAATTCCAGAGGAGATGGCCAAAAAGGCAAAAAACCTTGTGGACTCTACAAACACTGTAAACACAACTTTTGTGAAATTCATTCAAGGTGGAATGGATTTTAAGCGACAATACGTGAAGACTTTCCAGTCAGTACTAAAGGGTCTAAAGAAGTCCCACACAGCTCTGGAGGAAGCCCTTTGGGAGGAGTTCAAAGAGATTGGTCTGCCAAAAGATGGGGGAAACTCCACTTTTGGTACTGTTGCACCTCAAGCTCAAGAGGGTTGTGTGGAAATGGACATTGTTGATAGAAATTGCCTGCATTACTTAAAGAAAATTGCATCTGAACATTTGGAAGAGAATGATTCAGACTCTAAGGGCTTTACGGATGATGAAAGGCCTTCGTCCTCAAGTGAAATGAAAGGTGTCCTTGGCACAGGGATAATACCCCGTCGAGGTAGAGGCAGGCCACGGAAAAACTCCAAACCCGGAGAAGATCCTTCCAACATGACAAAACAACTGGTGGTGCAACTTACACCTGTCCCTGTTGAAAAACAGCCACCCTCTGGCCCCCCAGAGTTGGAGTTGGAGGCGGAGGGAAAAAAGCAGTTTGAGGAAGAAATAAAAGAAAAGGTGGATGACCGTAAGGGGGACTGTGAATCTATTGAACCTGCAACAGAAGGAGAGTATGAATCTGCTGAGGAGGGAAACGAATCTCTGGAACTGGAAGATGAACCAGAGAATAGACGCTCACCTCGGGTAAAGACCACGCCCTTACGCAGGCCAGGTGAGGGCAAGACCAAGTCTACCCCCTCAGGCGCTGACAGTGAGGGTGACTctgaccctgataccagccccaATGTTGAAGTGCCTCAAGGAGCTGATGAGGGGGGACTTGGGAGAGGAATTGAAGACTCTGACTCCGATGAGGTCCCTGCTGTCCTTCAGCGGGCAGCCATGGCTCGCAGTTCAGACGAAGCCGGGAGTGATGATGGAGACCATCGGAGCGTGACCAAGAAATGCCTCTTCGGCCTGAAGAAAAACACTGCCCTCTCTCCAGAAAGAGTGGTCCGTAAACGCAAGGTGCAAGACCGCTCCTCTGACTCCGACTCCTCCAGTGACAATCCAGACCTGCAGAAGGAGATCAAGACTATGAGCAGGCCCAGGGGGAGGCCTCGGAAGGTTAAGAGAGAGGATGAACCTACCCCCAGCAAGAATAGTCCACAACATAGGCCCCCGGGCAGACCTCGGAAGGTCAAGAAAGAGAATGAATCTGCATTCAGCAAGGAGGGTAATACCCAGGTAACCAAGCCTAAAAGCACACCTCGGTCCCAGCTGAAAACAAAGCAGTCGCCATCCTCTTCCAGTCAAGAAGAGGGAGACCAGGATTCCGAGTCTAGCGACGACAGTGGTGACCAGAAGATTAAGCCTATCACTGAGGAGGTGGCCTTACTGGGGTCAGCAGCTTTCCACCAGTCATCTG GCGATGAAGAGCAGACCCGGTCTGGGCCTTCTTGGGAAGCAGAAGATGATGACGATCCAGAAAATAG AATCGCTAAGAAAATGCTCTTGGCCCAAATCAAAGCCAACTACTCATCGGGGGAGGATTTCTCTTCAGACGAGGAGTCATCACAGGATGATGAATCTGACAGGGAAGAGAAGGCACAGGAAGAGGGGAAAGATCAAAGCACAGATGAGAATG GGGAGACCTCCAGTTTGACCTCTGACTCTGAGTCCAGTAAAACTCGTCACAGACACTGTCTGCTACGCCACAAGCTCAGCCTTGACGATGGAAATCCAAGTGATCAGAAAACAGCTGAAGAAAATGGGAACGAGCAGAAAGTCAAGAAGTCTAGAAGAACCGAAG GTGAGACATTGGAGAGCCAGAGTAGTGATGATAGCCAATCAGAGCAGGAAGAGTCTGGTATGAGTGAAGAGCTGAGCCAATCTGAGAACGAGGGCAATGAACAGAAGCCCAAAAG CTCATCTACCTCTAGAGTCGAGAGGGAATCAGTCCGTAGTTATCTACAGAAGAAGCAGCAACCCTCATATATTGTGCTGTCTGACTCCAGCGTCGATAAG AGTGAAGATGACGAGAAGGACGGAGACAACAAAGGTACACCTAAGGGCCGCAAGAAGATCCGCAGAATCATCATAGATGAGCACCTCCGCTCAGAGACCCAGAGAGccctgaaggaggaggaggatagatgCAGACGCCTGGcaggcagagagcagagggaggacTTCAGAGAG GTGATTGTTATTGACGATGAGGTGTCTCAAGTGGCCTGTCCAATCACCACTAAGCTGGTCTTGGATCAGGATGAGGGGACCAGGGAGCCACTCATTCAGGTGCACAGGAACCTGGTGACCAGGCTCAAGCCTCACCAGGTGGATG GTGTGCAGTTTATCTGGGACTGTTGTTGTGAGTCAGTGAAGAAGGCCAATTCAACCCCTGGATCAGGTTGCTTACTGGCCCACTGCATGGGCCTAGGGAAGACACTGCAG GTGGTGACATTCCTCCACACAATGCTGCAGTCAAGGTGCCTGAACTTCAGGACTGCTTTGGTGGTGTGTCCACTCAACACTATCCTTAACTGGGTCAACGAGTTTGACAAGTGGCAAGTTAACATGGGAGCTGACAAAGTCAAG GTGAcagagttggcaacactgaagcGACCTCAGGAGCGTTATATTGCCCTGCAGAAATGGCAGAAGGATGGTGGTGTTATGATCATGGGCTATGAGATGTACCGCAACCTCACACTAGGCCTCAAAGTCACCCACAGACAATTCAAAAAGACCTTTAACAGCACACTGGTCGATCCAG GTCCAGACTTTGTGATCTGCGATGAGGGGCACATCCTTAAGAACGAGGCGTCCAACATCTCCAAAGCTATGAGTGCCATTAAGACCAAACGGAGAGTGGTGCTGACAGGCACCCCACTGCAGAACAACCTCAATGAGT ACCACTGCATGGTGAACTTCATCAAGGAGAACCTTCTAGGCTCAATCAAGGAGTTCCGGAATCGGTTTATCAACCCCATTCAGAATGGCCAGTGTGCAGACTCCACCCCCAGAGATGTCCGCATCATGAAGAATCGCGCCCATGTCCTTCATGCAATGTTGGCAGGATGTGTACAG AGGAGAGACTACTCAGCCTTGACCAAGTTCCTGCCCCCTAAACATGAGTATGTTATGGCAGTGAGGGTGACCCCCCTCCAGTACAGACTGTATCGCTACTACCTGGACAACTTCACTG GAACAGGATCCGTAGTTGAGGGAGCCAGGGGCAAGACTGGAACCAGCCTCTTTAAGGACTTCCAGATACTCAGCCGAATCTGGACGCATCCCTGGTGTCTGCAGCTCAACTTTATCAGTAAAGAAAATAAG GGCCATTTTGATGGAAAGCACCAGGGGAAAGCTGAGAG TAAAGAGAAGGAGAACAAGGGAAAATTGCGTAATGCTGATGAAAAAAGCAATGATGTGGAAGTGATCATGGTGTGGAACAGTTCATCAAAGGTTGTCAATGTGGAAGGAGACCAGCGTGCAGGACCACTGGCTCCAGTGGTAGATG CGGTGAGAGCGTCCACCAGTTTCAGGCCTGACAGTCCGGCTGCAGACTGGTACAAGTCGATGCTGAGTGATTCTGACGCCACCATCCTGGGACACTCAGGGAAGATGGTGCTGCTGTTTGAGATTCTCCGAATGGCAGAGGAACTGGACGACAAACT GTTGGTGTTTAGTCAATCCTTGATCTCATTAGACATGATTGAAGATTTCTTGGACCTCGCTAACAAAGCCAAAGACAACGGACAATCATCCCTATACAAAG GTGATGGCAGCTGGATCAGAAACATTGACTATTACCGTATTGATGGGTCCACTAGTGCCACATCCAGGAAGAAATGGGCTGAAGCGTTCAATGATGCCACCAATGAGCG AGGTCGTCTGTTTCTCATCTCAACAAGAGCTGGGTCCCTTGGGATCAACCTGGTAGCAGCTAACAGGGTCATAATTTTTGACGCTTCGTGGAACCCCTCCTACGACATCCAGAGCATCTTCAGGGTGTACCGTTTTGGCCAGCTGAAGGCTGTGTTTGTCTACCGCTTCTTGGCACAG GGCACCATGGAGGAGAAGATCTATGACCGGCAGGTGGCCAAGCAATCGCTATCGTTCCGGGTGGTGGACCAGCAGCAGATACAGAGACACTTCACTCTGTTTGAACTGACAGAGCTTTACATGTTTGAGCCAGACCTGCTGGATGACCCCAACTCTGAGAAGAAGAGCAAGCGGATCACACCCCTGCTGCCCAAG GACATTGTCCTGGCAGAGCTGCTGCAGATCTGTAAGGAGCAGATTGTCCGATACCATGAACACGAGTCCCTGCTGGAccacaaagaggaggaggagctcaGTGAGGCCGACCGCAAAGCTGCCTGGGCTGAGTACGAGGCAGAG GGTGCATTCTTCTTGAATAAGGCAGCACTCAGCAGCACCAACATTCCCAGCCCTTCCACCTCTCGTATGGCCAATAGTCTGTCATCCCTGTACAAGAAGACTAATGAGCAGCTGAAG AACATGATTAATGCCAGCCGTGACAAGGTCAGCGAGGCCATCAAGTCCCTGCATTCCTTAAAAAACCTCTCCATGGATGACTATGTGTTGCGCTTG TGGCACGATAACCCAAGTCTAGATGAGAAGCAGGTGAAAGTCCTGGCCCAGACCTGGAAAACCAGCAATGACAAGGAGCGGGAGCGAAGACAAGCCTTATATCATGACCTTCTCTCAAAACAACAATCA CTTACAATGTGCATCCAGACCATTTTGACCAGTAGAAAAACTGAAGTGACACAGACTGCCACGGTCACCAATCAGACACCAGCCTTGACAGACTCCGTTAAGAAACCCATGCTGTGA